A window of Cucurbita pepo subsp. pepo cultivar mu-cu-16 chromosome LG06, ASM280686v2, whole genome shotgun sequence contains these coding sequences:
- the LOC111796838 gene encoding adenine nucleotide transporter BT1, chloroplastic/mitochondrial-like: MGQRGSQVLAYKRDGLFSVFDLGSQWSIHEGHFHPGGLFASVGQMGVGFGISPNSSNSCAQDDTNPLYTNLCMKYVPSAEAVTIEEGVVKNKTKKKKKKAGFQLRIRVQNPSLRRLISGAIAGTVSNTCVAPLETIRTHLMVGSSGHSVTEVFNDIMKNDGWKGLFRGNLVNVIRVAPSKAIELFAFDTVNKNLSPRPGEEPKIPIPASLVAGACAGVSATLCTYPLELLKTRLTIQRGVYDGLLDAFIKILKEKGPAEFYRGLTPSLIGVIPYSAANYFAYDTLRKAYRKIFKQEKIGNIQTLLIGSAAGAISSSATFPLEVARKQMQVGALSGRQVYKNVIHALVSILEREGIQGLYKGLGPSCIKLVPNAGISFMCYEACKRILVDKDDEN, translated from the exons ATGGGTCAGAGGGGATCTCAGGTTTTAGCCTATAAGCGAGATGGGTTGTTCTCAGTCTTTGATTTGGGCTCCCAATGGAGTATCCACGAAGGCCACTTCCACCCCGGAGGCTTATTTGCCAGTGTCGGTCAGATGGGAGTCGGATTCGGCATCTCACCCAATTCTTCTAACTCCTGCGCCCAGGATGACACTAACCCTCTTTACACCAATTTGTGTATGAAATATGTGCCTTCTGCTGAGGCTGTTACTATTGAGGAAGGTGTAGTGAAAAAcaaaacgaagaagaagaagaagaaggctgGTTTTCAATTGAGAATAAGGGTTCAAAATCCTTCACTGCGGAGATTGATAAGTGGTGCAATTGCTGGGACGGTGTCAAACACTTGTGTAGCGCCATTGGAGACTATAAGAACTCATTTGATGGTGGGTAGCAGTGGGCACTCTGTCACAGAGGTGTTCAATGATATTATGAAGAATGACGGATGGAAGGGATTGTTTAGGGGCAACTTGGTTAATGTTATTCGAGTCGCACCCAGCAAGGCCATTGAG CTTTTTGCTTTTGATACAGTCAACAAGAACCTATCACCCAGACCAGGGGAAGAACCAAAAATTCCAATCCCTGCTTCATTAGTTGCTGGAGCCTGTGCTGGAGTTAGTGCAACCCTCTGCACATACCCCCTTGAATTGCTCAAAACCCGATTAACCATACAG AGAGGGGTTTATGATGGTCTATTAGATGCTTTCATTAAGATACTTAAAGAGAAGGGGCCTGCAGAATTCTACAGAGGCCTCACTCCCAGTTTGATTGGAGTGATCCCATATTCTGCAGCCAATTACTTTGCTTACGACACGTTGCGAAAAGCCTATCGGAAGATCTTTAAGCAAGAAAAAATTGGCAATATTCAAACCCTTTTAATCGGATCAGCTGCGGGTGCCATTTCGAGCAGTGCGACGTTCCCACTGGAAGTAGCTCGCAAGCAGATGCAGGTTGGGGCCCTCAGTGGAAGACAAGTCTACAAGAATGTAATTCATGCGCTGGTAAGCATACTTGAAAGGGAAGGCATTCAGGGGTTATATAAAGGGCTTGGCCCCAGCTGCATCAAGCTGGTGCCCAATGCAGGCATTTCGTTCATGTGTTATGAAGCTTGCAAGAGAATTCTCGTAGACAAAGATGATGAAAATTAG